One Cicer arietinum cultivar CDC Frontier isolate Library 1 chromosome 8, Cicar.CDCFrontier_v2.0, whole genome shotgun sequence DNA segment encodes these proteins:
- the LOC101513428 gene encoding uncharacterized protein At4g38062-like, with translation MHDVIWNHHHLLHLSSSIFFLSPSSPNTLLKKTHVTFMFHLYPRWKTSILNVTFVKQKAMNNVYEELDEAKSEIERLKAELRSKNNSFKNLKRSHDAQVNQIQEAISKVEKLEQELHQKANESIYAEQVYEDNKESNIKHLCVGNDKLREEGYGERFEKCEDQTKRLVLEKKENFKASKEQGKIDDLFHKLQEENMKVEEQLKWKKEQLIKQFDPSMEKSILLDEISLLQTKLNFHVKISHELQHQLQMCKQALAHEEIKRKSLEVEVLDLKSQFEGASSKYQKANLQLDCLNNQQDKDIEDLRHALKTQEANYKESKFLNEKLEQENHHLRKSIRELQESQIQEGRGSYSLSILRSNLRGLEHTHKECVSIIKARQTEWNFQLEQMTETIDNYRYALETKAAMIGKLKKELECSHSFNNEIVLLNEEMSVMLLVLKEEISEHKKLQHNHSTHKELLEESTKCGMEIDLKEHIKEFYGDLNKPNIELDERTCERSEMEFELKMYKSFVQSLKNDLEESIVTRKELEKSLLAQVDFSESLKLEKDSLDYKLEEKENRINYQQLHVFLLEQALKVRETKDYVEKTNEFDKESSIKGKNMAKYELMHHVTSLEKEFISTLIPFNSQLAEKQAEIIQLQEVCDKITEAEALATIEIEEKKLMIEELEDDIIDMEHKLKLQEQNWIQLKQLALEIEMEIEAKQLRIKELIDKIESKLRSSDVLLQKIKMENRSLLENDTKLSPERENLLCFVLGLSDKMSDCTNADTKLVDVLRSLVQSFEKDCLGGMNLKNENMILHSPTGLNKPENLSDLRSPFKELNNKLQKRKDLYEPRGMT, from the coding sequence ATTTTGAATGTCACATTTGTAAAACAGAAAGCAATGAATAATGTTTATGAAGAGCTAGATGAAGCTAAATCTGAAATTGAAAGACTCAAGGCAGAACTTAGAAGCAAGAACAATTCATTTAAGAACTTGAAGAGATCTCATGATGCACAAGTCAATCAAATACAAGAAGCTATTTCCAAAGTTGAGAAGTTGGAACAAGAACTTCACCAAAAAGCAAATGAAAGCATTTATGCAGAACAAGTATATGAAGATAACAAAGAGTCCAACATCAAACACCTATGTGTTGGAAATGACAAACTTAGAGAAGAAGGTTATGGTGAGAGGTTTGAAAAATGTGAAGATCAAACCAAAAGGTTGGTATtggaaaaaaaggaaaattttaAAGCATCCAAAGAACAAGGTAAAATAGATGACTTGTTCCACAAGTTACAGGAGGAAAACATGAAAGTGGAAGAACAATTGAAATGGAAAAAGGAACAGTTAATAAAACAGTTTGATCCAAGTATGGAAAAGTCTATATtgcttgatgaaatttcattactACAAACCAAGTTAAATTTTCATGTCAAAATATCACATGAGCTACAACATCAATTACAAATGTGCAAACAAGCACTTGCACATGAAGAAATCAAGAGAAAGTCTTTGGAAGTTGAAGTCTTAGATTTAAAGTCACAATTTGAAGGTGCTAGTAGTAAGTATCAAAAAGCCAATTTACAACTTGATTGTTTAAACAATCAACAAGACAAAGATATTGAAGATCTTAGACATGCATTGAAAACACAAGAGGCAAATTATAAAGAATCAAAATTCTTAAATGAGAAGTTAGAGCAAGAAAATCATCATTTAAGGAAGTCTATAAGAGAACTTCAAGAATCTCAAATTCAAGAAGGGAGAGGTTCGTATTCTCTTTCGATATTGCGATCGAATCTTAGAGGTTTGGAACATACTCACAAAGAATGTGTCTCTATTATTAAGGCTAGACAAACTGAATGGAACTTTCAGCTAGAGCAAATGACAGAAACGATCGATAACTATCGGTATGCGTTGGAAACTAAAGCTGCAATGATAGGAAAGCTCAAGAAGGAGCTGGAATGTTCTCATTCTTTTAATAATGAGATTGTGTTATTGAATGAGGAAATGTCTGTGATGCTGCTAGTTTTAAAGGAAGAAATTTCTGAGCACAAGAAACTGCAGCATAATCATTCGACGCATAAGGAATTGCTCGAAGAATCAACAAAGTGTGGAATGGAAATTGACTTGAAAGAACATATAAAGGAATTTTATGGTGATTTAAACAAGCCAAACATTGAATTGGATGAAAGAACATGTGAAAGAAGTGAAAtggaatttgaattgaaaaTGTATAAGTCCTTTGTTCAAagtttgaagaatgatcttgaaGAAAGTATTGTAACGCGAAAAGAACTAGAAAAATCGCTACTTGCACAAGTAGATTTCAGTGAAAGTCTCAAGCTTGAGAAAGATAGCTTGGATTACAAGttagaagagaaagaaaatagaataaattatCAACAACTACATGTTTTTCTATTGGAGCAAGCATTGAAAGTAAGAGAGACAAAAGACTATGTGGAAAAAACcaatgaatttgataaagaGAGTTCTATAAAGGGAAAAAACATGGCAAAATATGAACTCATGCATCATGTTACTTCATTGGAGAAAGAGTTTATTAGCACCTTGATACCTTTTAATTCACAACTAGCTGAGAAACAAGCTGAAATAATTCAACTACAAGAAGTTTGTGATAAGATAACAGAAGCTGAGGCTCTAGCTACTATTGAAATTGAAGAGAAGAAGTTAATGATAGAAGAACTAGAGGATGACATTATTGACATGGAGCACAAACTGAAATTACAAGAACAAAATTGGATTCAATTAAAACAACTTGCATTGGAAATTGAAATGGAAATAGAAGCAAAACAGTTAAGAATAAAGGagttaattgataaaattgagaGTAAGCTAAGAAGCTCAGATGTTTTGCTTCAAAAAATAAAGATGGAGAATAGAAGTTTGCTTGAAAATGACACAAAGTTGTCACCTGAAAGGGAGaatttgttgtgttttgttcttggATTGAGTGATAAAATGAGTGATTGCACAAATGCTGACACTAAACTTGTTGATGTATTGAGAAGTTTAGTTCAGTCTTTTGAGAAAGATTGTTTAGGAggaatgaatttaaaaaatgagaATATGATATTGCATTCTCCTACAGGGTTGAATAAACCTGAAAACTTGTCTGATTTAAGGTCACCATTTAAGGAGCTCAACAATAAGTTGCAAAAGAGAAAAGATTTGTATGAGCCTAGAGGAATGACATGA
- the LOC101496475 gene encoding LOW QUALITY PROTEIN: mechanosensitive ion channel protein 2, chloroplastic-like (The sequence of the model RefSeq protein was modified relative to this genomic sequence to represent the inferred CDS: deleted 2 bases in 1 codon) yields MALPGSLQLSHGLGFCRNLSFNIDQRRVKGRCKSQLFNTFPSYPVSFMKQDYRGLQHLRHVNRSTLTLSCKSRSFKCHCFLVPGQGIGLPAVKVATTVLARCCNVLQNSSVIVKLIFPAVGIIIFAVWGVGPLMFQTRKLFFQRSDNSWKKSTTHYIVTSYLRPLLLWTGAVLICRAFEPVILPTEASQAVKERLLNFVKSLSTVVAFAYCLSSVIQQAQKFVAESTDASETRNMGFQFAGKAVYSAVWIAAFSLFMELLGFSTQKWVTAGGFGTVLLTLAGREIFTNFLSSAMIHATRPFVVNEWIQTKIEGYEVSGTVEHVGWWSPTIIRGEDREAVHIPNHKFTVNVVRNLSQKTHWRIKTHLAISHLDVNKINNIVADMRKVLAKNPQVEQQRLHRRVFLDNINPENQALMILVSCFVKTSHFEEYLCVKETILLDLLRVISHHRARLATPVRTLQKIYSDADLDNIPYTDSAGTVTNRPLLVIESPYKNNADDKMKSRSARATVDQDNKTTVRNKLDIKTDDKVGPTGAPDIKVRGTQDDSEVNAKVIAFNSDVNGNSKPDHEVGENKTLKSNLNKENVEVPEMSSISNSKGQTIKNIKPNIDSDNLVFSSTTNTDKANGLPTNMPTKQQGERKSAPSRPVLEENLVLGVALEGSKRTLPIDEGNDTVTTQDAKEMAAFQGGNGSPKATDGNVN; encoded by the exons ATGGCTCTTCCTGGTTCCCTGCAACTGTCCCATGGATTGGGATTTTGCAGGAACCTGAGCTTCAATATAGATCAG AGGAGGGTAAAGGGGAGATGCAAATCACAGTTATTCAATACATTTCCTTCGTATCCAGTTTCG TTCATGAAACAGGACTACAGGGGTCTTCAACACCTCCGTCATGTAAACAGGTCAACACTTACATTGTCTTGCAAATCCCGCTCTTTTAAATGTCATTGTTTTTTAGTGCCCGGACAAGGAATTGGTCTTCCTGCTGTCAAGGTGGCTACTACAGTGCTGGCAAG GTGCTGTAATGTGTTACAAAATAGTTCAGTCATTGTAAAGTTGATT TTTCCTGCTGTTGGCATTATCATTTTTGCAGTATGGGGTGTTGGACCATTAATGTTTCAGACAAGGAAACTGTTCTTTCAG AGGAGTGATAATAGTTGGAAAAAGAGTACCACTCATTACATAGTAACTTCATACCTTCGACCATTACTGTTATGGACTGGAGCCGTACTTATTTGCAG AGCATTTGAGCCAGTAATTTTACCTACAGAAGCTAGCCAGGCTGTTAAGGAACGACTTTTGAATTTTGTTAAATCATTGTCAACTGTAGTGGCTTTCGCCTATTGTTTATCAAG TGTAATTCAACAAGCACAGAAATTTGTAGCAGAGAGTACTGATGCAAGCGAGACAAGAAAT ATGGGGTTCCAATTTGCAGGCAAAGCTGTTTATTCTGCAGTATGGATTGCTGCCTTTTCATTGTTTATGGAATTGCTGGGCTTCTCCACCCAGAAATGGGTCACTGCAGGAGGTTTTGGGACAGTTTTGTTGACTCTTGCTGGTCGTGAG ATATTTACAAACTTCCTTTCAAGCGCGATGATTCATGCTACTCGGCCGTTTGTGGTAAATGAATGGATTCAAACGAAGATTGAAGGATATGAGGTTTCTGGCACTGTTGAG CATGTTGGCTGGTGGTCACCAACAATCATTCGAGGTGAAGATCGTGAAGCTGTACACATTCCAAACCACAAATTTACAGTGAATGTTGTGCGGAACCTCAGTCAAAAAACACATTGGAGAATCAAAACCCACCTAGCCATTAGTCATTTGGATGTAAATAAGATTAAT AACATTGTTGCTGACATGCGGAAAGTATTAGCCAAAAATCCTCAAGTTGAGCAGCAGAGGTTGCACAGGAGAGTATTTTTGGACAATATAAACCCTGAAAACCAGGCTCTTATG ATTCTGGTGTCTTGTTTTGTTAAGACCtcacattttgaagaatatttgtgtGTTAAG GAAACTATACTATTGGATCTTCTTAGAGTTATCAGCCATCACCGAGCCCGGCTTGCAACACCAGTTCGTACCCTGCAGAAAATATATAGTGATGCTGACTTGGATAACATACCATACACAGATTCTGCTGGAACAGTAACTAACCGTCCACTGTTAGTGATTGAATCGCCTTACAAGAACAATGCAGATGATAAAATGAAAAGTCGATCAGCACGTGCAACTGTTGATCAAGATAACAAGACAACTGTGCGAAACAAACTCGATATCAAGACAGATGACAAAGTTGGACCAACAGGAGCACCAGATATCAAGGTTAGAGGAACTCAAGATGACTCTGAGGTGAATGCCAAAGTCATAGCATTTAATTCCGATGTAAATGGAAACTCTAAACCTGACCATGAAGTCGGTGAAAACAAGACacttaaatcaaatttaaacaagGAAAATGTAGAGGTGCCAGAAATGTCATCTATTTCCAACTCCAAGGGTCAAACCATTAAAAACATCAAGCCAAACATCGACTCTGATAACCTAGTTTTCTCATCAACAACCAACACTGACAAAGCCAATGGACTTCCTACAAATATGCCAACAAAACAGCAAGGAGAAAGGAAATCTGCTCCATCTAGGCCTGTTCTTGAAGAGAATCTAGTACTGGGAGTTGCATTGGAGGGATCAAAGAGGACACTTCCTATTGATGAGGGGAATGACACAGTGACAACTCAAGATGCAAAGGAAATGGCTGCATTCCAGGGTGGAAATGGATCTCCAAAAGCTACTGATGGGAATGTAAA TTAA